A portion of the Pseudarthrobacter sp. L1SW genome contains these proteins:
- a CDS encoding ABC transporter ATP-binding protein: MLSAQLLSAKGRRDPLLPATSLHVNRGELLLATGERQDQRTTLALVLSGRMKASGGHVSWDGSERIKPRRLASALVDSPGVNEPEQHLSVRDLVTEDLALIPRRYRGALLSSPWLKVNSFEDIAGLWTEQLDPGRRLELLIALALANPSTDLLVVDSPDRHSADESHWLPRLQRLASDGGRPLAVVATVGALPPSWNGPSAAIGNAATVDAATGHAAAETAELETEVAK, translated from the coding sequence TTGCTCTCAGCACAGCTGCTCTCTGCCAAAGGGCGCAGGGATCCCCTGCTCCCGGCAACTTCCCTCCACGTGAACCGCGGCGAACTCCTCCTTGCCACCGGCGAACGGCAGGACCAACGCACAACGCTCGCACTGGTCCTCAGCGGCCGGATGAAGGCAAGCGGTGGCCACGTCAGCTGGGACGGCAGCGAGCGGATCAAACCGCGCCGCCTGGCGAGTGCCCTGGTGGACTCCCCCGGCGTTAACGAGCCCGAGCAGCACCTTAGTGTCCGGGACCTGGTGACCGAGGACCTGGCCCTCATCCCGCGCCGCTACCGGGGCGCCCTGCTGAGCAGCCCGTGGCTGAAGGTGAACAGCTTCGAGGACATCGCGGGCCTCTGGACCGAGCAACTGGATCCCGGCCGCCGGCTCGAGCTCCTGATCGCGCTCGCGCTGGCCAATCCGAGCACGGACCTGCTGGTGGTCGATTCCCCTGACCGTCACAGTGCGGACGAGTCCCACTGGCTGCCGCGGCTGCAGCGCCTGGCGTCCGACGGCGGGCGGCCGCTCGCCGTCGTCGCGACGGTTGGTGCGCTCCCGCCGTCGTGGAACGGACCCAGCGCCGCCATAGGCAACGCCGCCACCGTGGACGCAGCCACGGGGCACGCCGCCGCCGAAACTGCTGAACTCGAAACAGAGGTTGCCAAGTGA
- a CDS encoding TetR/AcrR family transcriptional regulator — protein MTMEPSRAAKSLRPARTTATRQKLFDASMELIGERGAAGVTVDEIAAAAGVSKGTVYYNFGSKSELIAQLLRHGVDILKARLMGTPEQGADRPKSLDGAGGVQASDPLLAMEAMIGQALDFMAEYPSFARLWVSENWRIPSEWQGTFAVLRGELLAVIGEAVEKVAQAYPVDSSISRGSLETAIFGACFVVGLDRQTYHPERTRDQSVAAIMAIMRGYVLKQPPAQG, from the coding sequence ATGACCATGGAGCCATCCAGGGCAGCGAAAAGCCTCCGCCCAGCCCGGACTACCGCCACGCGCCAGAAACTCTTCGACGCGTCCATGGAGCTCATCGGCGAGCGGGGTGCCGCGGGCGTCACGGTTGATGAGATCGCCGCTGCGGCAGGCGTCTCCAAGGGGACCGTCTACTACAACTTCGGCAGCAAATCAGAGCTCATCGCGCAGCTGCTGCGGCATGGGGTGGACATCCTGAAGGCCCGCCTGATGGGAACACCGGAACAAGGAGCTGACCGGCCAAAAAGCCTGGACGGGGCCGGAGGCGTTCAGGCCAGTGACCCGCTGCTGGCCATGGAGGCAATGATCGGCCAGGCCCTGGACTTCATGGCCGAATACCCGTCCTTCGCGCGCCTCTGGGTCAGCGAAAACTGGCGCATCCCCAGCGAGTGGCAGGGCACGTTCGCGGTCCTGCGCGGCGAACTGCTCGCTGTGATCGGGGAGGCGGTGGAGAAGGTAGCGCAGGCATACCCCGTGGACTCCTCGATTTCCCGGGGCAGCCTGGAAACCGCCATCTTCGGGGCCTGCTTCGTGGTGGGACTGGACCGGCAGACGTACCACCCCGAGCGGACGCGTGACCAAAGCGTTGCAGCAATCATGGCCATCATGCGCGGCTACGTGCTGAAGCAACCCCCGGCTCAGGGATGA
- a CDS encoding NAD(P)/FAD-dependent oxidoreductase — protein sequence MPKPVKQEFDVVVIGAGAVGENVADRAAQGGLSVVLVEAELVGGECSYWACMPSKALLRPGTALHAAQTTPGAKEAVTRTLDAAAVLKRRDYFTSNWQDDSQVAWVKDSGIDLIRGHAWLTAPKTVQVAGLDGTSHQLAARHAVVLATGSVPNTPPIEGLEDLQVWGTREATSASEIPERLAVLGGGVAGTELAQAYARLGSAVTLVARSRLLRNYPEEAARLVAAGLRADGVDIRLNTGTQGISGNDDGTFSLQLADGSTVIADKVLVAVGRHPALEGLGLESVGIEPDGSGHLALSTDTSGLVEGVSGDEPWLYAVGDAAGKNLLTHQGKYEARATGDAIAARAKGELTGRPADWSRYSQTANQHAVPNVVFTDPELATVGRTLESAREDGYNASSVELPIQVAGSSLHSENYEGWAQLVVDEERQVLLGATFAGPDVSELLHAATIAVVGGVPLDRLWHAVPSYPTISEVWLRLLEKYGL from the coding sequence ATGCCCAAGCCTGTGAAGCAGGAATTTGACGTTGTGGTGATCGGCGCCGGCGCCGTGGGGGAAAACGTCGCGGACCGCGCCGCCCAGGGTGGCCTCTCCGTGGTGCTGGTGGAGGCGGAACTGGTGGGCGGCGAGTGCTCCTACTGGGCCTGCATGCCGTCAAAAGCGCTGCTTCGCCCCGGGACCGCGCTGCACGCTGCGCAAACGACGCCGGGCGCAAAGGAAGCCGTCACACGGACCCTGGATGCCGCGGCAGTGCTGAAGCGCAGGGACTATTTCACGTCCAACTGGCAGGATGACAGCCAGGTTGCCTGGGTCAAGGATTCCGGCATCGACCTCATCAGGGGCCACGCCTGGCTGACGGCCCCCAAGACAGTCCAGGTTGCGGGGTTGGACGGCACCTCCCACCAACTGGCGGCGCGCCACGCGGTGGTGCTGGCTACGGGTTCAGTGCCGAACACTCCCCCTATCGAGGGACTGGAGGACCTGCAGGTCTGGGGAACCCGCGAGGCCACCTCCGCCAGCGAGATTCCGGAGCGGCTCGCTGTCCTGGGTGGCGGCGTTGCGGGAACCGAACTGGCCCAGGCATACGCCCGCCTCGGATCCGCCGTGACGCTGGTGGCGCGCAGCAGGCTGCTGCGGAATTATCCGGAAGAGGCAGCCCGCCTGGTGGCCGCCGGCCTGCGCGCGGACGGAGTGGACATCCGGCTCAACACCGGGACGCAGGGAATCAGCGGGAACGATGACGGCACCTTCAGCCTGCAGCTGGCCGACGGGTCAACGGTCATCGCAGATAAGGTCCTGGTGGCCGTTGGACGCCACCCCGCCCTGGAAGGATTGGGACTGGAAAGTGTCGGCATCGAACCGGACGGCAGCGGGCACCTGGCCCTCAGCACGGACACGTCCGGTCTGGTGGAGGGCGTTTCGGGCGACGAACCGTGGCTGTACGCCGTGGGTGACGCCGCCGGCAAGAATCTGTTGACGCACCAGGGAAAATACGAGGCCCGGGCGACGGGCGACGCCATCGCGGCCCGGGCAAAGGGCGAACTGACCGGCCGGCCAGCGGACTGGAGCCGCTATTCACAGACCGCAAACCAGCATGCCGTGCCCAACGTCGTGTTTACCGATCCGGAATTGGCAACCGTTGGCCGCACCCTGGAAAGTGCCCGCGAGGACGGCTACAACGCCTCATCGGTGGAACTTCCCATCCAGGTTGCGGGATCTTCGCTGCATTCGGAGAACTACGAGGGCTGGGCGCAGCTGGTGGTCGACGAGGAGCGCCAGGTACTGCTGGGCGCCACGTTCGCCGGACCGGACGTCTCCGAGCTCCTGCACGCAGCAACGATCGCCGTGGTGGGCGGGGTGCCGCTGGACCGCCTATGGCACGCGGTGCCCTCCTACCCCACCATTAGCGAGGTATGGCTGCGCCTCCTTGAAAAATACGGCCTGTAG
- a CDS encoding YhgE/Pip domain-containing protein: MTVLRLARSELKRMTGGLLPKLTILALTMVPLLYGAVYLYANWDPYGNLDHIDAALVVEDAGAPASDGRQLEAGAKVADSLVDGNLFHWIPVASTEEADQGVSSGEYAFALKIPRDFSANLVSPGSFDSANQAMLNVTTNDANNYLLGTIVDKLTTAVHSTVATEVGEETANQLLTGFGTIHTQMVKAADGASGLADGAARLRDGAASLREGTSGLATGAGELYAGQAKLRDGANQLTDGAGQLSSGLSTLKDKTSTLPADSRTLAAGAAQVAAGNAQLNAKVQDVATQLEAADQGLRTRVVESNSRLMAAGVLTQEQADSILADFDATASSSPMAAAKTGIQADAAQIQQLASGAESVSAGAAQLAAGTPALRDAVSQASSGADQLHTGAAALATGEQAALDGAGRLAEGASRVDAGAARLEEGAGTAADGSRRLADELGKGAGQVPNPDDTQKSNLSRVMADPVAVSNVSQAKAESYGAGLAPFFLTLALWIGIFMLVQAMRPITQRALASNAASWKIALGGWLPFLAVSVVQATLLTLVVNLALGLNPAHPVLMWLLMLAAAMAFSAIIQGVVALLGSPGKLVVLVLLVLQLVSSGGTFPWQTTPQPLHVVHEVLPMGYVVTGMRHLVYGGDLSMIAPTVLGLVGYTALGAALSTLAVRRNKYWTLKTLKPEIAV; the protein is encoded by the coding sequence GTGACTGTACTGCGGCTGGCCCGCTCCGAACTGAAGCGGATGACCGGCGGGCTGCTGCCGAAACTGACCATCCTGGCGCTGACCATGGTCCCGCTGCTGTACGGCGCAGTGTACCTTTACGCAAACTGGGACCCCTATGGCAACCTCGACCACATCGACGCTGCCCTGGTTGTGGAGGACGCCGGCGCCCCGGCCAGCGACGGCCGGCAGCTTGAGGCGGGAGCGAAGGTGGCGGACAGCCTGGTGGACGGTAACCTGTTCCACTGGATACCCGTAGCCAGCACGGAAGAGGCGGACCAGGGGGTCAGCAGCGGCGAATACGCGTTCGCCTTGAAAATCCCCCGGGACTTTTCCGCCAACCTGGTGTCCCCGGGCAGCTTTGACTCCGCCAACCAGGCAATGCTGAACGTCACCACCAACGATGCCAACAACTACCTCCTAGGCACCATCGTGGATAAGCTCACCACCGCCGTCCACAGCACGGTCGCCACGGAGGTGGGCGAGGAAACAGCCAACCAACTGCTCACCGGCTTCGGCACCATCCACACGCAGATGGTCAAGGCGGCCGACGGCGCCAGCGGGTTGGCGGACGGCGCGGCACGGCTTCGCGACGGAGCCGCCTCACTCCGTGAGGGCACATCCGGGCTGGCCACCGGTGCCGGCGAGCTTTACGCCGGGCAAGCCAAGCTGCGCGACGGCGCCAACCAGCTGACCGACGGTGCGGGCCAGCTCAGCAGCGGGCTCTCCACACTCAAGGACAAGACGTCCACCCTGCCCGCCGATTCCCGTACCCTCGCTGCCGGGGCGGCCCAGGTGGCGGCGGGCAACGCGCAGCTGAACGCCAAGGTGCAGGACGTTGCAACCCAGCTGGAGGCCGCAGACCAAGGGCTCCGGACACGGGTGGTCGAATCAAACAGCAGGCTCATGGCGGCCGGCGTCCTCACGCAGGAGCAGGCGGACAGCATTCTGGCCGACTTCGACGCCACAGCAAGCTCCAGCCCCATGGCCGCAGCCAAAACGGGGATCCAGGCAGACGCCGCACAAATCCAGCAACTGGCCAGCGGTGCAGAGTCCGTCAGTGCCGGCGCGGCGCAGCTCGCCGCAGGCACGCCCGCGCTGAGGGACGCCGTCTCGCAGGCTTCGTCAGGCGCTGACCAGCTGCACACGGGGGCTGCCGCGCTGGCCACCGGAGAGCAGGCCGCGCTCGACGGCGCCGGCCGGCTCGCCGAGGGAGCAAGCAGGGTGGACGCCGGGGCAGCCCGCCTGGAGGAGGGCGCCGGTACGGCCGCGGACGGCTCCCGCAGGCTGGCGGACGAACTCGGCAAGGGCGCAGGGCAGGTGCCCAACCCGGACGACACCCAAAAGAGCAACCTCTCCCGGGTCATGGCAGACCCGGTGGCGGTCAGCAACGTCTCACAGGCCAAGGCCGAATCGTACGGCGCCGGGCTTGCGCCGTTCTTCCTCACCCTCGCGCTGTGGATCGGCATCTTCATGCTGGTCCAGGCCATGCGCCCCATCACCCAGCGGGCGCTGGCGTCCAATGCGGCGTCCTGGAAAATCGCGCTGGGCGGCTGGCTGCCGTTCCTTGCCGTCTCTGTGGTCCAGGCAACCCTCCTTACCCTGGTGGTTAACCTTGCACTGGGGCTCAATCCCGCCCATCCGGTCCTGATGTGGCTGCTGATGCTCGCCGCGGCGATGGCGTTCAGTGCCATCATCCAGGGCGTTGTGGCGTTGCTCGGATCGCCCGGGAAACTCGTGGTGCTCGTCCTGCTGGTCCTGCAGTTGGTGTCTTCCGGCGGGACCTTCCCCTGGCAAACCACTCCGCAGCCGCTCCACGTGGTGCATGAAGTCCTGCCCATGGGCTATGTAGTGACCGGAATGCGGCACCTGGTCTATGGCGGGGACCTGTCCATGATCGCGCCCACAGTCCTGGGCCTGGTGGGCTATACCGCGCTCGGTGCTGCACTGTCCACGCTCGCCGTGCGCAGGAACAAGTACTGGACCCTGAAGACGCTGAAGCCTGAGATTGCAGTATGA
- a CDS encoding winged helix-turn-helix domain-containing protein — protein sequence MTVASGYVHISVRNAAKAGQASGLRPGFGPRPALAPSASGSSFPAQGYAPQGFNPNSYGQLRAVQPAEAAPMTAPTPVVAGPAAVRPVANDNVARGFVLYMGIDEETAAAAGTSIAKLAQEIRAYAQSLVSGAESYAAVAVAPAGTPGSALDVVRSTFGDPTVNTRPRTEAARPAQAQEPRPSGVLIDLARREVHLDGESLNLTFKEFELLNYLVENGTRTVGRDELLEGLWRNAEEVPNERTIDVHIRRLRSKLGRLANTVRTVRGQGYRFYEHPEVVVWAAPEYSI from the coding sequence ATGACAGTTGCATCCGGATACGTCCACATCTCCGTCCGTAACGCCGCCAAGGCGGGCCAGGCCTCCGGCCTCCGCCCCGGTTTCGGCCCCCGCCCTGCCCTTGCTCCCTCTGCTTCCGGAAGCAGCTTTCCTGCCCAGGGCTACGCGCCCCAGGGCTTCAACCCCAATTCCTACGGGCAGCTCCGCGCCGTCCAGCCGGCGGAGGCTGCACCGATGACGGCCCCCACCCCCGTAGTGGCCGGCCCGGCTGCCGTCCGTCCTGTCGCCAATGACAACGTTGCCCGCGGATTCGTCCTCTACATGGGCATCGACGAGGAAACCGCGGCAGCCGCCGGGACATCCATCGCCAAGCTGGCCCAGGAGATCCGTGCCTACGCCCAGTCGCTGGTGTCCGGAGCCGAAAGCTACGCAGCCGTCGCAGTGGCTCCCGCAGGCACCCCCGGTTCCGCGCTCGACGTCGTCCGTTCCACGTTCGGTGACCCCACCGTCAACACCCGCCCGCGCACTGAGGCCGCGCGTCCCGCGCAGGCCCAGGAGCCACGCCCGTCCGGTGTCCTGATCGACCTCGCCCGCCGCGAAGTCCACCTGGACGGCGAGTCGCTCAACCTGACGTTCAAGGAGTTCGAACTCCTGAACTACCTGGTGGAGAACGGCACCCGCACCGTGGGCCGCGACGAGCTCCTGGAAGGCCTGTGGCGCAACGCCGAAGAGGTCCCCAACGAGCGCACCATCGACGTCCACATCCGCCGGCTGCGCTCCAAGCTGGGCCGCCTCGCCAATACCGTACGCACGGTCCGCGGCCAGGGATACCGGTTCTACGAGCACCCCGAAGTTGTGGTCTGGGCCGCTCCGGAATACTCGATCTAA
- a CDS encoding phosphoenolpyruvate carboxykinase (GTP), giving the protein MGDLAQKPLLEKAPTTHAGLLAWVEEVAELTQPDSIYWVDGSEEENTRLTDELVAAGTLTRLNQDLFPNSFAAFSDPADVARVEEQTFICSENKRDAGFTNNWMAPAEMKEKLRGLFAGSMRGRTMYVIPFVMGHLDAEDPKFGVEITDSAYVVASMRIMANIGTRVLDKITETNAFFVPALHSLGAPLEPGQADVAWPCNPDKWIVHFPEERSIWSFGSGYGGNALLGKKCYALRIASVMARDEGWLAEHMLILKLTSPEKKSYYLSAAFPSACGKTNLALLDPTIEGWEVETLGDDITWMRIGKEGELRATNPEAGLFGVAPGTGWGTNPNAMRAIAKGHSIFTNVALTDDGGVWWEGMTDEVPAHLTDWEGNSWTPDSDKPAAHPNSRFCTPISQIDMLAEEYYSPEGVELSAILFGGRRKTTVPLVTQARSWTNGIFMGSTLSSETTAAAAGQVGRLRRDPMAMLPFIGYDAGDYLKHWISVSGKANPERLPHIFLVNWFRRTADGGFAWPGFGDNARVLKWAIERIEGKAGAVETPIGYVPAGDSLDLTGLDLTHAHVEEAVRVDREEWDAELASIEDWYAQFGDSLPDALRAELEALKERMADHS; this is encoded by the coding sequence ATGGGCGATCTGGCGCAGAAGCCGCTGCTTGAGAAAGCACCCACCACACATGCCGGTCTGCTGGCATGGGTCGAAGAGGTTGCAGAGCTAACGCAGCCGGACAGCATCTACTGGGTGGACGGGTCCGAAGAGGAAAACACCCGGCTGACCGATGAGCTGGTGGCCGCCGGAACCCTGACCCGGCTGAACCAGGACCTGTTTCCGAACTCCTTCGCAGCCTTCTCCGACCCCGCAGACGTAGCCCGCGTGGAGGAGCAGACCTTCATCTGCTCGGAAAACAAGCGCGATGCCGGGTTCACCAACAACTGGATGGCTCCCGCGGAGATGAAGGAAAAGCTGCGCGGGCTGTTCGCCGGTTCCATGCGCGGCCGCACCATGTACGTCATCCCCTTCGTCATGGGCCACCTTGACGCTGAGGACCCCAAATTCGGCGTCGAGATTACGGACAGCGCCTACGTTGTTGCCTCCATGCGCATCATGGCCAACATCGGCACCCGGGTGCTGGACAAGATCACCGAGACCAACGCGTTCTTTGTCCCGGCCCTGCATTCCCTGGGAGCCCCGCTGGAACCCGGCCAGGCCGACGTCGCATGGCCCTGCAACCCGGACAAGTGGATTGTCCACTTCCCCGAGGAGCGGTCCATCTGGTCCTTCGGCTCCGGCTACGGCGGAAACGCCCTCCTGGGCAAGAAGTGCTACGCCCTCCGCATCGCCTCCGTGATGGCCCGCGACGAAGGGTGGCTGGCTGAGCACATGCTCATCCTCAAGCTCACCTCGCCGGAGAAGAAGTCGTACTACCTGTCAGCGGCCTTCCCGTCCGCCTGCGGTAAGACCAACCTTGCCCTGCTGGACCCCACCATTGAAGGCTGGGAAGTCGAGACCCTCGGCGATGACATCACCTGGATGCGGATCGGCAAGGAAGGCGAACTGCGCGCCACCAACCCCGAGGCCGGCCTGTTCGGTGTAGCCCCGGGCACCGGCTGGGGCACCAACCCCAATGCCATGCGCGCCATCGCCAAGGGCCACAGCATCTTCACCAACGTGGCACTGACTGACGACGGCGGTGTCTGGTGGGAGGGCATGACGGACGAGGTGCCGGCGCACCTGACCGACTGGGAGGGGAACTCCTGGACCCCGGATTCGGACAAGCCTGCCGCCCACCCGAACTCACGGTTCTGCACGCCGATCTCCCAGATCGACATGCTGGCCGAGGAATACTACAGCCCCGAAGGCGTGGAGCTTTCCGCCATCCTCTTTGGCGGCCGCCGCAAGACCACGGTTCCCCTGGTGACCCAGGCCCGCAGCTGGACCAACGGCATCTTCATGGGATCCACGCTCTCCTCCGAGACCACTGCCGCCGCAGCCGGCCAGGTGGGTAGGCTCCGCCGCGATCCCATGGCCATGCTCCCGTTCATCGGCTACGACGCCGGCGACTACCTCAAGCACTGGATCAGTGTTTCCGGCAAGGCCAACCCCGAGCGGCTGCCCCACATCTTCCTGGTGAACTGGTTCCGCCGCACGGCCGACGGCGGGTTCGCCTGGCCGGGCTTCGGTGACAACGCCCGTGTCCTCAAGTGGGCCATCGAGCGCATCGAGGGCAAGGCCGGTGCCGTGGAGACGCCCATCGGTTACGTGCCCGCCGGCGACTCGCTGGACCTGACCGGCCTGGACCTCACCCACGCACACGTGGAGGAAGCTGTCCGCGTGGACCGGGAGGAATGGGACGCCGAGCTGGCTTCCATCGAGGACTGGTACGCACAGTTCGGCGATTCCCTCCCCGACGCGTTGCGTGCCGAGCTTGAAGCCCTGAAGGAACGCATGGCTGACCACAGCTAA
- a CDS encoding Rrf2 family transcriptional regulator, producing MKINAFADVSLRALMVLAAAPAGTLLTTQNIADSVGTPYNHVSKAMAKLRTLGYIEVVRGRSGGSRLSHAGRNATVGQVLRQLDTRTDAAECVAPGGNCPLINECRLRSALSRAREAFYLELDSITIADLPVSRQMAPVFSMIGLRPGI from the coding sequence ATGAAGATCAACGCCTTCGCCGACGTCAGCCTGCGGGCCCTCATGGTGCTCGCGGCAGCCCCTGCCGGCACCCTGCTGACCACGCAGAACATCGCCGACTCCGTCGGGACGCCCTACAACCACGTCAGCAAGGCGATGGCGAAGCTGCGCACCCTCGGATACATCGAGGTGGTCCGCGGCCGTAGCGGCGGTTCCCGCCTCAGCCACGCCGGCCGCAATGCCACCGTGGGGCAGGTCCTGCGGCAGCTCGACACCCGGACCGATGCTGCAGAATGCGTGGCTCCGGGCGGGAACTGCCCCCTGATCAACGAGTGCAGGCTCCGTTCCGCGCTGTCCCGGGCACGTGAGGCGTTCTACCTGGAACTCGATTCCATCACCATTGCCGACCTCCCGGTTTCGCGCCAAATGGCTCCGGTCTTCAGCATGATCGGGCTCCGTCCCGGGATCTGA
- a CDS encoding response regulator transcription factor: MATSHSMTNNLPKLTHPGGSPIRALVVDDEPSLSELMSMGLRMAGWSVAVAADGPAAVKLAKDFRPDVLVLDVMIPGFDGVEVLGRIRAFAPEVPALFLTAKDAVQDRIVGLAAGGDDYVTKPFSMEEVLLRLHRLVQRSGVAAMDTAELVVGDLVLNVDTREVTRAGEELQLTATQFELLRYLMENPKRVISKAQILDRVWNYDFGGQANIVELYISYLRKKLDAVHPPMIHTVRGAGYVIKPAE; the protein is encoded by the coding sequence ATGGCCACTTCGCACTCCATGACAAACAACCTCCCCAAGCTCACCCATCCGGGCGGTTCCCCCATCAGGGCGCTGGTGGTGGATGACGAACCCAGCCTCTCTGAACTCATGAGCATGGGCCTGCGCATGGCGGGCTGGTCAGTGGCGGTTGCCGCCGATGGTCCCGCAGCGGTGAAGCTGGCCAAGGACTTCCGCCCCGACGTCCTGGTCCTGGACGTCATGATTCCGGGGTTCGACGGCGTCGAGGTCCTGGGCCGGATCCGCGCCTTCGCGCCCGAGGTCCCCGCGCTCTTCCTGACTGCCAAGGATGCCGTCCAGGACAGGATCGTGGGCCTGGCTGCCGGCGGGGACGACTATGTCACCAAGCCGTTCAGCATGGAGGAAGTCCTGCTGCGGCTGCACCGGCTGGTCCAGCGGTCCGGCGTTGCCGCCATGGACACTGCCGAACTGGTGGTGGGAGACCTTGTGCTCAACGTCGACACCCGGGAGGTGACCCGCGCGGGCGAGGAGCTCCAGTTGACGGCCACCCAGTTCGAGCTGCTGCGCTACCTCATGGAAAACCCCAAGCGCGTCATCAGCAAGGCCCAGATCCTGGACCGGGTGTGGAATTACGACTTCGGCGGACAGGCAAACATCGTGGAGCTCTACATTTCCTACCTGCGCAAGAAATTGGATGCCGTGCACCCGCCCATGATCCACACCGTGCGGGGCGCCGGGTACGTCATCAAACCGGCGGAGTAG
- a CDS encoding globin domain-containing protein, with protein MLSEKSRPVIEATLPLVGSRIGAITPNFYARLFAAHPELLDGLFSRSNQRSGNQQQALAGSIAAFATHLVNNPGTLPETVLSRIAHRHASLGITEPQYQVVYEHLFAAIAEDLAEVITPEIAEAWTEVYWLMADALIKLEKGLYAAQANDRMWMPWRVAAKTPAGAGSMTFTLEPADDTPVTPALPGQYISVKVALPEGLRQVRQYSLSGEAGTSRSFTTKLDDGGEVSPVLHNSVQVGDIVEISNPYGEITLKDGDGPVVLASAGIGCTPTASILRSLAESGSDRQVLVLHAESTLDSWALRSQMTDDVERLDGAELQLWLEQPVAGAKEGFMSLREVDLPADASLYLCGPLPFMKNIRNEAINAGIPATRIHYEVFGPDIWLAS; from the coding sequence ATGCTCTCGGAAAAATCCCGCCCCGTCATTGAAGCGACCCTCCCCCTGGTGGGCTCCCGGATCGGCGCCATCACCCCCAACTTCTACGCCCGCCTGTTCGCCGCGCACCCCGAACTCCTGGACGGCCTGTTCAGCCGGTCCAACCAGCGTTCCGGCAACCAGCAGCAGGCACTGGCAGGCAGCATCGCGGCCTTCGCAACCCACCTGGTCAACAATCCGGGCACCCTCCCCGAGACCGTCCTGTCCCGCATCGCCCACCGGCACGCTTCCCTGGGCATCACGGAACCGCAGTACCAGGTGGTGTACGAGCACCTCTTCGCCGCCATCGCCGAGGACCTTGCCGAGGTCATCACACCGGAAATCGCCGAGGCCTGGACCGAGGTGTACTGGCTGATGGCCGATGCGCTGATCAAGCTGGAGAAGGGCCTCTACGCAGCGCAGGCCAACGACAGGATGTGGATGCCGTGGCGGGTGGCCGCCAAGACTCCCGCAGGAGCCGGCTCCATGACCTTCACCCTCGAACCCGCCGACGACACGCCCGTCACCCCGGCCCTGCCCGGCCAGTACATCAGCGTCAAGGTGGCCCTGCCGGAAGGCCTTCGCCAGGTGCGCCAGTACTCGCTCTCCGGCGAGGCCGGCACCAGCCGCAGCTTCACCACCAAGCTTGACGACGGCGGCGAGGTCTCCCCCGTGCTCCACAACAGCGTCCAGGTGGGTGACATCGTGGAGATCTCCAATCCGTACGGCGAGATCACCCTCAAGGACGGCGACGGGCCGGTGGTCCTGGCCTCCGCGGGCATCGGCTGCACCCCCACCGCGTCCATCCTCCGGTCCCTGGCCGAGTCCGGCTCCGACCGCCAGGTCCTGGTGCTTCATGCGGAAAGCACGCTGGACAGCTGGGCACTCCGCAGCCAGATGACGGACGACGTCGAACGCCTGGACGGTGCGGAGCTGCAGCTGTGGCTTGAACAGCCAGTGGCTGGAGCCAAGGAAGGCTTCATGTCCCTGCGCGAGGTGGATCTTCCGGCTGACGCTTCCCTGTACCTGTGCGGCCCGCTGCCGTTCATGAAGAACATCCGCAATGAAGCGATCAACGCCGGCATCCCGGCCACCCGGATCCACTACGAAGTGTTCGGCCCGGACATCTGGCTGGCCAGCTGA
- a CDS encoding histidine phosphatase family protein yields MSGHHLRRLVIMRHAKADWPGGVADHERPLEERGHREAPLAGRWLLKHNIVPDFILCSSALRTRQTCTWVCSELGDKAPTPKLEDGLYAASALRMLTVINHVPDTVTTLMVISHLPGVQDLAMHLASRDSDHDAYMDAATRYPTNALTVLETEKSWAELDGQDARITRFKVPRAH; encoded by the coding sequence ATGAGTGGGCACCATCTTCGACGGCTTGTGATCATGCGCCATGCCAAGGCCGACTGGCCTGGCGGGGTGGCCGATCACGAGCGCCCGCTGGAGGAGCGGGGCCACCGGGAGGCACCCCTGGCCGGCCGCTGGCTGCTCAAGCACAACATCGTCCCGGACTTCATCCTCTGCTCCAGCGCACTGCGGACCCGGCAGACCTGTACCTGGGTGTGTTCCGAACTCGGAGACAAGGCGCCCACCCCCAAGCTTGAGGACGGGCTGTACGCTGCCTCGGCACTCCGGATGCTCACGGTGATCAACCACGTTCCGGATACCGTGACCACACTGATGGTGATTTCGCACCTGCCGGGCGTCCAGGATCTGGCAATGCACCTGGCCTCGCGGGATTCGGACCACGACGCCTACATGGACGCCGCCACCAGGTACCCCACGAATGCCCTCACCGTCCTGGAAACGGAGAAATCCTGGGCGGAGCTGGACGGACAGGACGCGCGCATCACCAGGTTCAAGGTTCCCCGGGCCCACTAG